The DNA sequence AAGACACAATTTTGAGCTTTGAAACAATTCAAAACCCCAAAGACAGAGGTTTGAGCTTTGAGACAGTGAGACAAAAAGAAACGAAATTGGCTATTGCCCATGATTTCTTGGAGCATAGGGCCTTTGGGTTTTGGATCGTGAAAGTGTCTGTTACCTGTTTGATGACAAGAGAACCTTGGGAGTTGGAAACAATGTAGACGAAGTTAAGATTGCCATCTCCGACTTCTTTAACTGATAAATCATCAAAACTGTTGGCGAGTCTGGAGGAGAGAGCAGGAACGGACTTTATGTATTCGACGAGGGTCTTCTCGTCGAGCGGTCGGAACTCCGAGAAAACCATGGTGGCGGCGATGGTGGCGGCGATGGTGGCGAGGAGGGAGTGGAGCAATGGTACTCTCTCAAGTCCCAAATTGGTGGAATCTTTGAAGTGCGTCTTACTATTCTTTATTTGGAAGAAGCACGCTACAAACTACTGAGATTTTTTttcacacaaatttcatttgATTCTCCTAAAGAGATATCCACTGtgattttcttttgaaaaatttaactGTCATATTTGTTAATCAAGTAACCTATgtggtaattttcatttaagAATCTTATAGAATACTTATTCAAAACATTATTATGACATTGATACTGATTGACTATCATTAAAGAAtttaatatacaataaattataaattaattaacttttagaAATTATCCAGAtggttttttttcttcctctttggAATAATTCAGTAACTTCAGAGGTTCAGATAAGAGTGATTGAAAGACTTTTGTTTTAGAGAAGGGAAATGGCATGCAATGAACCTGGacagaatttttattttttattttttgtcaaaggcgtgattttgatcaagttTGGGTATTAAAGTAGTGGACCTCGTTTATCTTGGGAGAATcctgaaattttgaattttgaaatatctGTTTCAAATTCCATGTCtaatatattactatgtatataagTTATTGtcgtttttaaaattttaatttgtttagacaatttttgaaaaagttattgtTATAAAGTTATTacgaattaaaatatataatattttaaatataaagatcCTAATAATATTGCATGTTAAGTTGCGAttagttatttataataataattatatatctataaaagtataatttaatatgaatatgatataaatgagtaatttaaaattgaaaaatatatttatataaataatatttttcaatatcatCGATACAAATATAGAAGATTTTACGACGAAATTTTAGATCAGTTAAAGCAAAAccaatgtaaaaaatataaaaagaacgTCGTGACagatttatattttgaattatgtatttatCGGTTGTCAACTCATCGatataatgtaatataaaatatttatcatgttaGATAACTGATGTAATAAGtcaatttagaaacaaataaattgagCACATactacatttatttaaataaaaatgatgtaataattaatatttgaaataaaaaataaactttcagttaataaaattaatgtttatatttGATTAGTTGAAATAATATGGTTTTAGTTATTTGATTAgttcaaatatgaatataaactTTTAAGATACATTGTTATTTACTTCATACAACATATTGTAAAGTGTATTTTATGCTTttctttaatcatattttttttatcttgtcaAGTGTAAATATTCAAAACTATGTATTATTGTATATATCATATTAATTAAagatcttttaaaaaatttatttaaagtgaaaagaacaaaaaaaaatatatgcgAAACAAATTCACTCCTCTTGATTGTAAAAGATTGTTCTATCTatactaataattaatatatatatatatatatatatatatatatatatatatatatataattttagcaaataaaaataatactaaaaaaatctatattCTTTTTGGAATATGAAATTTCCTTTCTTCCTCCAATAGGTGCATCCTCGTACTCGGGTTTGTCACCTTAAAAGCAAAAGGAATTGTACGGCTTCGGTGTACTGTATGTAACTTCCGCAATCAGCTGCTTCGAAAATTATCCCCTCTTCACAAACTTATCTCATTTCAAAGGATGCAACATCTACATGAATTGACAATGGAACCTTCTGCTAAACGCcgttcatattaatttttaccagagagaaaagaacaaattcaaaaatattttctgaaAATTTACTTTAAAGGCTCTTGATTTAAAATAATCCAACACAAATACAATCTGCATTATCTACAAGTACATATGATATACAAGTACAATATATGTATGAATCGAATATCACGTAACGTcgatatatgtttattttgaaaataatagaataCAATACgtaatatatatgtaatatatatgtatattaaaaaatgtacaataatttttaaaaatttaatttttaaaaaatatacaataattatatatatatatatatatatatataattgttattgtgtaaatctaaattaaaatcgTATGTACTAAAAttgttaacataaaaattcattatcataaaagtattactattttattaattacatatttcaTTGACAGTATATTAAAGTAtcctaaaatattaaacataaatacGTGTCAGACACAAATACATGactcaaattaaaatactattacATAATAGACAAATATACATACTTCAATCGAACAAAAGAACAATACAATATTCTTAACGAAGATTTCGgaattctaaaataaataaatattttattataaatttaagtttgaaatacactttttttcctttttttctattcacaagttttaaaatacgtaaccaaatattatatatatgtcttgtgaaattttatattaagttaatTTGTTCGTCCtctaatagttttttaattaaataagtgttttattttcttatattttaattaatattcaagtttatttaaaaaatattagttaaccatcattatgttaattaaaatttatacctaattaaaatttgtagttCATTGTTTATCTCTTTTAATTATAAGTAGATAatctttctttcataattttagGTGTATAGTTTTTAACTAAAATACATTGATAACctaattacttttatattgttatccaaattcaaaattattaacttGTAGATAATTACATAGAAGTAATGCTTAAGaaactattattattgtcatttaatattataatcttGTTTTACATTGTTAGATATGCTtagaaaatcatatttatacagaaaaaaaaaagtgatatacattttaatttgaGCGGTTTATCTTAATCACAGTACCTTTGTTCTTTGAAATGTACCCTtccttaatatttaatttttaatccaaCTACCGTTTACTTAAAATACAAGTTACGGTAAAGTATTATATAATCAATggttaacaatttaaataatgaaaaatgttatCCGGTCGTGGTTTACATACTTCTTTTTATCTGttattttctgatatattttttaaagttaaatgtTTTATccgaacaatattatatatatatatatatatatatatatatatatatatatatatatattattacgtataactataattttttaatgactATAATTATAAcccatataaaaatatataattcaataatggttCAATAGTAGTATCAGAATCGATAGTTCAGAGTAACCGACTATATTGTATAACcataaataacacaaaaaagggTTACCGAAGTGACTGACTCTTGAGAGGAGATTGTTCGGAATAGTGCAAGTGTAAGTCAAAGTCTCACGTTGGATAAAAacgacaaagttaaacactatataagaataaagacccataacgcCATTGTCTTAagttttttttgtaaaagtgatatcaaatgtcttatatatataagacTAATGTTATATAATCATATAGAATCAGAATCTTTTAATGACTATAATTATAATCcacgtgaaaaaaaaatataaacccaTAAGGTATAACTGTTGAAGACGTGTGAGAGAGGCATGAGTACGAGTGTATAAGTATTGAGGTAGGTGCAGGTTGAGAAGGTTGAGGGATGAGAATGATGGAAAAGTTGTTGGTGGGAAGTAGTGTCTGCATAATATTAGTGTTGGCGAACAGTGTGGAGAGCTTTGAGCACCAAAAACAGCGACACAGTTTATGCGAGTTGCTTATTCTTCCATCCGTTTACGTTTGCTCCCAATACACTGTAAGAACAAGCTCTTTCGCTAACACAACAAATTAAGTCAAACTTTGTATGATCTAAGGTTGTCTGTAAATGgaataaaaaaaggtttttcTTTGTCTTGTTACTCTCAGGTTGAAACCATGGATGGTGATGTGAACGATGGTGAAGCTCTCCTTCTGCTTCTGCTTCTGCATGGCTTATTCATGGTTGTTACCACCTCATTTTAATTCACTCTTCATAATCATAATGATATGATATGCGTTAAACAATGCATGTTAACTCAATTAGCTTCTGCTGAAAATCCAAATGCCACACCTTCATTTCATTGTACGAAGTTTTGCAAGAATATTGCTGTAACTCTAATCCATTGTCTTGTTTGCACTGTTCTTATTCTTGGGATGGATAtgcatgattttattttaattttgttaatttattatgtcataaaaatttaaatattttgtataaaaatttattttaaatgttaaaatagtggtcaattttatttataaagcatataactaatttcattttttaatatttaaaatactttccTTACTACATTGTTTTCATCACAGCATAATTTCTTTAGCAATTTCGTTTTTCCATAAATGCTAATAAGGAAAGCattataaacatttaatttgaagaaacatttatataatctaaaattttctaggatttttttattttcaaattaaaggttattttataaaaattacaaatgatataacttaatattttttacatatatttggtaagtaattttaaaacacaatgtcatataaaattgaattatacaATGTGATTTGtgctttctttttgaaaaaaaaaaaaagaagaatagaagtTGATGATTGATAATTTCACGGCTTTCAAAATAACTATGTATTAGTGCattattacttatatttttttaatttaaaataactcGGCTTAAAATAATACTTACAATCATCtggttttataatatatattcactTTTATACTTTTTGCTCAGATGTCAtttatatctattataatttttaaatagacatttatcttttctttaatttttttttataaaatttctttttaattagtaaaaagacatttacttttcttattttattgaaaatattatattaacattttagattaaatcattttacattaaagttacacaaaaaattaaaaaaattaaaaaaatatacaaacaaGAAAGAGGAAATTAGATTTTCCAACCAGAACAAAGGAAACGGGTGTCACATTTAAAAGAGGGgtaattatcatttatttaaaacaaaagtaaatgTTTATATGTTTCTGTAAAAACCATtattgtgtttttgaaataatactagtaataaatatctattttaaaattaaaaaatttaaataatatttaatgtaataactccatgaaaaagataaatttgattttttttcttgttcaaaattatattaaatccTATTATATGCATGACCGTTTCCTATAATTCCTTTTGTTGTTTGTCACTAGTttgtcatatttaaattattttctaaattgagCATTTTCATTGGGTCTATCAAAGTCCAAATTGTACATCAAATAAAAATCTTACGAAGAAGTTATACTTGAAAGCACAATTATTGTGATTTGTAACACTATATTTTATCAGTGTTCAGCACTTAAATTTAGTTAATCTGCAACTGAACtggaaattttcattttatcagTAGTGTCTTTCTATCATTGATGGAAAAGTTAGGGTTTATAGTTTTTTTACCATGCCTGTAATGTGAATCGCGTGGCCTGTGATGCCTTTGTAACATTTTGAGATTGGAGTTAGCAGGATTTAGCAATGCATGATTTTGCAGAAATGACCAATTACATTCATTCAGGAACAAACTCAAAGCTCTTTGTACTCGAGTGTTCACAGGTATTTATGATTCTTGAAACCAACATTTTCACCTGCTTTTGGTGCTTACTACAGCATAAACATGTTATATATTTTCCATCCTTCAAAGGGTATTGTCTTTTGCTGTGTTGCCTTCACTCAACTGGAGATAGCAGAAAAGCTTGAAGCTGCAAACCACAATGTGTTGTCACGTGCTGAAAATAAAGCCAGAGTTTCCACAGTTTCTTCGTTTCAGTCTCAACCAAGTTCATGGAAACGGTTTCAGGTGCTTTATCCCTATCACCCATTAATCAAGTTCTTAGAAAATCCTTTTACTCACCCTGCTCTGCTTGTTCATCAATTTCGATATTTGATGTTGGCGTGCGTGTAATCTGGGTTAATGGTACCTCACTTTTCACGAAAGATCCAAATTTTGCAGAACATTGATTAATTCCCAGAGTTTTTatttggaattagtttcttTCATGCGACGTTTTTTATCAAGGAGGCTACTCTACTTCACCCCTGTAATCTTTAATGGATTAaacgtttttatttttttaaataatggaaTGAGCTATAGTAAGAGACTTAGAATGCAAAATCAAAGGCTTACTTTTTTGGTGATTCAGACTGTTAATGCAAGAATCATGGAAATGGAACACGTTAGTAATGTTACAAAGTTGCAGAATCTGCTTCTTATATCCTTAATGCTCTCACTGCACTGCACTTTGAAAATGGTATAAGATACTACCAGAGTGTCTCATAGTTTCACTTGATGAAGCAAAGATCACAAGATTTTGAATAAGAGCGCAGTGACAGTTAACCATTCTTGAGTGGCTCCTAATTTGACTACTGCATGTTTCACAATAAAGTACGTGTGCCTTTGAGAAATTGTCTCTAAATAGACTCTATTTCCATTGTTGTTTTCTATGTTGCACTGCAGGATCTTGCTATGGCATTGGTATTTGTAATAGGCTATGCAGTCATCATGTTTGAAGAATATCTAGCCTTCAATAAAAGTGGAGTGGGACTGTTGATGGCTGTAAGCTTATGGGTGATACGAAGTATTGGGGTAAATGTCTAAATTttctattgatttttcacaCTTGATTCTTTCTTGATTAATGATTTGTCAAAACTTGATGTGTTCATGGACAAACTTTTTAAGCTTTTATACTCTGTTTCAACAAAAAGAgtagaaaggaaagaaatagaATAGAAAAAAGATACAATGAGtaaaaaccaaatatatttgTTGGATGCTTCCGTTGAAAGAAATAGGTGAGAAataaaaccaaatatattttttgtttctatttgtaGGTTAAAGTTTTCCAACTTTGACATTCGGAGCAACGGGTAGCTAtagttataaaagaaatatatttttctaccATTGATATTATGGCAAAGAGGTTCCTCCAGCATCCCAATACAATTACTTAACAAATGATAATCGTTCACTACTGAATTTGTCTCCTTTCTTTTATTTGGACTTTGCATTGCTCTTTACTTTTATTCTTCATGGATTTGTCTGTAGGCTCCATCAACTGATATAGCAGTTTCAGAGCTAACACATGCATCTGCACAAGTCAGTGAAATAGTATTTTTCTTGGTTGGTGTAATGACTATTGTTGAGATAATTGACGCTCATCGAGGATTTAAGCTTGTTACAGACAATATAACAACCCAAAATCCACGCCTTCTCCTATGGGTGGTAAGTGATTTCCTGTTGCCAATGCATTGTTGTTggcaaaaaaaaagaatcttCTAAGCTGATTCTTTCTGAAGTGCCTACATGTTTGTTCAACATttgattgattaatttgcaGATTGGATTTGTTACGTTCTTTCTAAGTTCAGTTCTAGACAGCTTGGCAAGTACCGTAGTGATGATTTCTCTATTGCGAAAATTGGTACCTCTGTCAGAGTTACGGAAGTATGTATTTGTTATTAACTTTCAATGTGAAGTACTAAATATGACCATATCTCATACAATACcacaaaaataattgaatggACATTCATGCATCATCTAAGATTTCGATCATTAGTGTTTAATTGGTGCACTTCATCATACATATGAAGAAGTTGGTATGGATTCTTTTGACAGGATATTGGGAGCTGTTGTTGTAATAGCAGCAAATGCTGGTGGTGCATGGAGTCCTATTGGTGCTGTTACCACTACTATGCTGTGGATACACGGTCAAGTATCTGTAGTACAAACAATGAAGGTTATCTGTTGGGAAATATCTGTTCAGATCATATGAACAGTTTGTGTGAAATATCTGTAGAACAAACAATGAAGGTTATTGggttttctttgttttgcaGGATTTGTTTATACCATCAGTCATTTCTCTAGCTGTTCCTCTAGTTCTGATGTCCCTCACTAGGTAGACACTCTTCTTCATACACTGCAAAAGTTAGCCTCAAAAGCTGATTTGAATACTGAGATTTAGCTTAACATATAGAACTTAGATAACGTTGGTTCTTAACTTTGTCTTCACCAGTGTAGTTAATGATGGAAAAGGACAAAACTCTCTCGATGTCTTTGCCTCTGAGGAGAGTGTTCCACAAggactttttgttttctccttgaGTTTAGGAGCTTTGCTTTTTGTCCCAGTGTTCAGGGCCCTCACAGGTTTACCTCCCTACATGGGAATGCTTCTCGGACTTGGCATGCTTTGGATCGTCACCGATGTTATCCATTATGGTGACTCTGAGAGGCAAAAGCTAAAAGTGCCACATGCTCTGTCAAGAATAGACACTCAGGGAGCACTGTTTTTCCTGGGAATTCTATTATCCGTTAGCAGGTAGTGaggaaataaattttagtttttctgcTGCCGTAAGTTTTGCACAATAACCATGTGTTCATGCATTTCGATCAATTAGCCTGGAGGTAGCAGGGATTCTTCAGGAAATAGCAAATTACTTTGATGCACATGTGCCGAGTAGTGAACTGATTGCAAGTGCTATTGGACTCATATCTGCTGTAATAGACAATGTTCCATTGGTTGCTGCAACAATGGGAATGTACGATGTCTCTTCTTTCCCTCAAGATTCTGAATTCTGGCAATTGATTGCATTATGTGCTAGTACTGGTGGATCCATATTAATTGTTGGTTCAGCTGCTGGAGTTGCGTTTATGGGGATTGAAAAGGTGAACTTCTGTTGGTACTTACGGAAGGTATTTCCTACTCACAATTGATATCATAAAATGTTAATGCTTAGTTCATGAGATTGGTGGTGTTTATGTCTCTGTTGCAGGTTAGTGGCTTTGCTTTAGCAGGTTATGCTGCTGGTATTGCTGCCTATTTAGTGCTTCATAATCTCAACATGTCCCAACAAACTCTCGGGGGAGGTTCCTTTCTTTCTGCTTCATAAATCAAGAATTTGAACATGAAGATTCGCTTTTCATGGTACCAAGAGCAGCAtagtttgtaaaataataaCGAGTACAACTCAACCAGTAAAATAAGTAGTTAAAAGGTTAACATTTTAGTGTGCATACAACAAAAAAACCTAGGTAAAAAGCACCAGGTAAAGATTTTAGGGTAATGAGTAAAATTCGAATAAAACCATTGGATTTTAACTACATTGAATTTCGTTTagtgtataaaaatttaattactctTGTTTATCTTTAGAACTTGTTTAGTCTGAATTTTAACACACTTACAAGAAAGATAACTTACGTATCTCTTAAGCTATATCAAATACCCTCCCAACTGCATAAAAAACAGAGAAACCATTATTGTACGAGTCTATGCACTCTTCCCATTTCAATATCTCTTCCCTTCTAAGGAAAGGAAACATATTTCTGACATAGCGTCAACTGGTGCAAATTTTGAGAAAACATGGTGTATATTGGCTTATAACAGAGTGGGCATGATTACAAATGGATTTTGGTGTTTAGCATGTGACATGTGCCCAAACCCATGATTCAACCATAAACGTATGATGCAActaatgataaattaataaatgttttaaactcAACGCAAGATTGAAGAGAGTGTTTAATTATGCAGTAATATTGGTTTAAGATCTTTACCTACCTTCACGACTATTGTTAGAAGCGAGTATTGGAACAGAGAACCACAGCAcaaacttaaaaattaggtataaatacacatttggtatccaaactttttcggaaagttcaatgtggtatctgaactttaggaatgttcaatttggtaccccaatattctaaagaggttcaatttggtcctctccgttaagttggagttaacaccgtgtccgtacacgtgtaaagccatgaaatttttattttttttttaattttttttcaaaaaattaattttttttcaaaaaattaattttttttttcaaaaaatttaaaaaattgtcacgtgtcagtttatcatcgtgccacgtggcagcttacaagcatgacacgtggcagtgtaatagttgttttcaatttagtaccccaatttaaatttttggttcaatttagtacccaaattttttaaaatgatccaatttcgtcctttcctatttgagaccaaattagtaaataagcttaattataatttatataaacatgttaaaataattgttttgaatttatacatcaaatcactacacctaaatattcaaattattttattttttacaagtgtaaaaaatttcatgtataaaaaattacaaaggttaaaataaaaaaaataaaataatttaagtatttaggtgaaatgatttgatgtatatatattataaaaagttattgtaacatgtatatataggttgtaattaagcttatttactaagttggtctcaaatggaagatggcgaaattgaatgattttaaaaaattggggtactaaattgaaccaaaaatttaaattggagtactaaattgaaaacaactattacactgccacgtgtcatgcttgtaagctgccacgtggcacgataataaactgacacgtggcagttttttaaatttttgaaaaaaaaattaattttttgaaaaaaaaattaattttttgaaaaaaaatttaaaaaaaataaaaatttcatagcttgacacgtgtcctgtacggacatggtgttaactccaacttaacggaaaggaccaaattgaacctctttagaaaattgggttaccaaattgaacattcctaaagttcggatACCATATTGAACTTTCcaaaaaagtttgggtaccaaatgtatatttatacctaaaaattaaaattacagaaGAAAAAGTAGAAAACTTACGGAAAAGTAGGTAGAGAAAAAGGAATCAGCAAAAACAGaaagagaaattgaaaaaaaaaaaaaaactcatagaaaggaagaaaatgagAGTAAGACGGATATAAAGCTACAAGTAAACAACTCGACATAAAAGGAAGCAGGTAAAGATTGACACAAAAAGTACATTACCaattattttaacctaaaaactGTTTGCTTGTACATTAAAAACACAAGTAATTATTTTCCTCTCAATCAAATGAAATATGCAGAAGCTACAAGCGGAGTGTTTAAACTCACGTAATTCAAATTAGTTAAGAATTGTGTTTCAGCATTCATAATATCGTGTTAAATCGATATTTGAATACAGTgcatttgtttgattttttttcccatCTAGCACATATTCCCAAAATAATTAGCCAGATAGCGTATTGTTCCCAATATACGGTTTTGGTTTTAAGGTGAGAATTAGATTCTCGGGGAGTGGAATTCTGACCTGCATTACATTACTTTTGTTACGTTTTACCGGTCAAAATTTGATTTTCGAGGAATCAATTCTGAGCTgagatttttttcattttcgagGAAT is a window from the Vigna unguiculata cultivar IT97K-499-35 chromosome 7, ASM411807v1, whole genome shotgun sequence genome containing:
- the LOC114190920 gene encoding sodium/proton antiporter 2-like, with the protein product MDGDVNDGEALLLLLLLHGLFMDLAMHDFAEMTNYIHSGTNSKLFVLECSQGIVFCCVAFTQLEIAEKLEAANHNVLSRAENKARVSTVSSFQSQPSSWKRFQDLAMALVFVIGYAVIMFEEYLAFNKSGVGLLMAVSLWVIRSIGAPSTDIAVSELTHASAQVSEIVFFLVGVMTIVEIIDAHRGFKLVTDNITTQNPRLLLWVIGFVTFFLSSVLDSLASTVVMISLLRKLVPLSELRKILGAVVVIAANAGGAWSPIGAVTTTMLWIHGQVSVVQTMKDLFIPSVISLAVPLVLMSLTSVVNDGKGQNSLDVFASEESVPQGLFVFSLSLGALLFVPVFRALTGLPPYMGMLLGLGMLWIVTDVIHYGDSERQKLKVPHALSRIDTQGALFFLGILLSVSSLEVAGILQEIANYFDAHVPSSELIASAIGLISAVIDNVPLVAATMGMYDVSSFPQDSEFWQLIALCASTGGSILIVGSAAGVAFMGIEKVNFCWYLRKVSGFALAGYAAGIAAYLVLHNLNMSQQTLGGGSFLSAS